The proteins below come from a single Roseiflexus sp. RS-1 genomic window:
- a CDS encoding endopeptidase La, translated as MPEESPILFDFPLNPESVLIDGQGQERVLPVVPLINTVLFPHMLTPLFVGRERSVAAIEEAMSSDRMILAVAQREPDIEDVGPADLYTIGVEAVIQRILKMPDGSISIVVQGQRRMRVVEYIQDRQALHAHSVAIYENTEKTIAVEAMMRAVLSLFEKVVKLSRTLPDDAYIMAMNVSEPGWLADLIASTLPLDVPRRQEILETLDVEERLRRLSIMLSQELDVLELESRIHTQVQKEVDRSQREFFLREQMKAIQRELGQTDPIQREMDELRERILAAAMPERAQAKALEELERMEMMPPASPEYSVLRTYLDWLIHVPWSQQTEDDTDLVRAAATLERNHYGLPRVKERILEFMAARMLAGPRLKSPIICFVGPPGVGKTSLGRSIAEALGRRFVRISLGGVHDEAEIRGHRRTYIGALPGRIIKAMKDAGTINPVFMLDEIDKLGSDFRGDPASALLEVLDPEQNVAFTDHYLDLPYDLSRVLFITTANLLDPIPPALRDRMEVIHLPGYTEEEKLEIARRFLVPRQLEANGLASPEYAAQSAVAAVHNRDASLENLPGAALRFSDSALRQIIRGYTYEAGVRNLEREIGAICRKVARRVAEGRSYAHIVHPSALMRYLGPPRYLYGLAEQQDEIGVATGMSWTANGGDVMAVEVSLMKGRGVLSLTGQLGEVMRESAQAALSFARSNAETLGIKPKRFETTDIHIHVPVGAVPKDGPSAGITMATALISAFTGRPVRRDVAMTGEITLRGRVLPVGGVKEKVLGAHRAGIHTIILPRRNAVDLEEVPAHVKRRLNFVYVDHMMDVIRCALCERSSDKRLAAEETTVNGAQP; from the coding sequence ATGCCAGAAGAATCACCAATTCTCTTCGATTTCCCGCTCAACCCGGAGTCGGTGCTGATCGATGGACAGGGACAGGAACGGGTCTTGCCGGTTGTACCGTTGATCAATACCGTCCTGTTCCCGCATATGCTGACACCGCTGTTTGTCGGGCGCGAACGTTCGGTTGCCGCCATCGAGGAAGCGATGAGCAGCGACCGCATGATCCTGGCAGTTGCGCAGCGTGAGCCGGATATTGAGGATGTCGGACCCGCCGACCTGTACACTATCGGCGTGGAAGCGGTGATTCAGCGCATTCTGAAGATGCCCGACGGATCGATCTCAATCGTCGTTCAGGGTCAGCGGCGGATGCGTGTGGTCGAATATATCCAGGATCGCCAGGCGCTGCATGCGCACAGCGTCGCTATTTACGAGAACACCGAGAAAACCATTGCGGTCGAAGCGATGATGCGCGCGGTGCTGTCGCTTTTCGAGAAGGTCGTCAAACTGTCGCGCACCCTGCCCGATGATGCCTACATCATGGCGATGAACGTGAGCGAACCGGGCTGGCTGGCGGATCTGATCGCTTCCACGCTGCCGCTCGACGTGCCGCGTCGCCAGGAAATCCTGGAGACGCTCGATGTCGAGGAACGGTTGCGTCGCCTCTCGATCATGCTCTCCCAGGAACTCGATGTGCTCGAACTTGAGAGCCGCATCCACACCCAGGTTCAGAAGGAAGTCGACCGGTCGCAGCGCGAGTTCTTTCTGCGTGAGCAGATGAAAGCCATCCAGCGCGAACTCGGACAGACCGACCCGATCCAGCGCGAGATGGATGAACTGCGTGAGCGGATTCTGGCGGCAGCAATGCCGGAACGCGCCCAGGCGAAAGCGCTCGAAGAGTTGGAGCGCATGGAAATGATGCCGCCAGCATCGCCTGAGTATAGTGTGCTGCGGACCTACCTCGACTGGTTGATCCACGTACCCTGGAGCCAGCAAACGGAAGATGACACCGACTTAGTGCGCGCAGCGGCGACGCTCGAACGGAACCATTACGGGTTGCCGCGTGTGAAGGAGCGTATTCTGGAGTTTATGGCAGCCCGGATGCTTGCCGGTCCGCGCCTTAAGTCGCCGATCATTTGCTTCGTCGGTCCGCCGGGTGTTGGCAAGACATCGCTGGGACGCTCTATCGCCGAAGCGTTGGGACGGCGCTTTGTGCGCATTTCGCTCGGCGGCGTCCACGACGAGGCGGAGATTCGGGGGCACCGTCGCACCTATATCGGTGCGTTGCCGGGGCGGATTATCAAGGCGATGAAAGATGCTGGCACGATCAACCCGGTGTTCATGCTCGATGAGATCGATAAACTGGGCAGTGATTTTCGCGGCGACCCGGCATCAGCGCTGCTCGAAGTCCTCGATCCGGAGCAGAATGTTGCGTTTACCGACCATTACCTCGACCTGCCCTACGACCTGTCGCGGGTGCTGTTCATCACTACCGCAAATCTGCTCGATCCGATACCGCCAGCGTTGCGCGACCGGATGGAGGTCATTCATCTGCCGGGGTATACCGAAGAGGAAAAACTGGAAATCGCGCGGCGTTTTCTCGTACCGCGGCAACTGGAGGCGAATGGTCTCGCCAGCCCGGAGTATGCCGCCCAGAGCGCGGTTGCAGCCGTGCATAACCGGGATGCATCCCTGGAGAACCTTCCCGGCGCGGCGCTCCGTTTCAGCGATAGCGCCCTGCGACAGATCATTCGCGGGTATACCTATGAAGCGGGGGTGCGGAATCTCGAACGCGAAATCGGCGCTATCTGCCGGAAAGTGGCGCGACGTGTCGCAGAAGGACGCAGTTATGCGCACATTGTTCATCCTTCTGCGCTGATGCGTTATCTTGGTCCGCCACGATACCTTTACGGGCTTGCCGAGCAGCAGGACGAGATCGGCGTCGCAACGGGGATGAGCTGGACAGCCAACGGCGGCGATGTGATGGCAGTTGAGGTCTCGTTAATGAAAGGGCGCGGCGTATTGTCGCTTACCGGGCAACTTGGCGAGGTCATGCGCGAGTCGGCGCAGGCAGCGCTCTCATTTGCGCGATCAAATGCGGAGACGCTGGGCATCAAACCCAAGCGCTTCGAGACGACCGACATTCACATCCACGTGCCGGTCGGCGCCGTCCCGAAGGACGGTCCATCAGCCGGGATCACCATGGCGACGGCGCTGATCTCGGCGTTTACCGGACGACCGGTGCGCCGGGATGTGGCGATGACGGGTGAGATCACGCTGCGTGGGCGGGTGCTGCCCGTCGGCGGCGTCAAAGAAAAGGTGCTGGGCGCGCATCGCGCCGGTATTCATACCATTATTCTACCGCGACGCAATGCGGTCGATCTCGAAGAAGTGCCGGCGCATGTGAAGCGTCGGCTGAACTTTGTGTATGTCGATCATATGATGGATGTCATCAGGTGCGCGCTGTGCGAACGCAGCAGCGACAAACGCCTGGCTGCGGAAGAAACGACGGTCAACGGAGCGCAACCCTGA